A region of the Kribbella sp. NBC_01245 genome:
GTCGTACCGCAGCCAGCCGCAAGGGCGGCGAGCACGAGCACCACGGCGACCGGTCTCACGCCTTGACCAACTTCGCGGCGGCTTCGGGATCAGTCGGGCCCTCGCCGTACGACGGGCACCAGTGCGCGATCGGGCACGCACCGCAGGCCGGCTTCTTGGCGTGGCAGCGGCGCCGGCCGTGGAAGATCAGCCGGTGCGAGAGCATCGTCCAGTCCTTCTTCGGGAACAGGTCGCCGATGAGGTGCTCGACCTTGACCGGATCCGTCTCCTCGGTCCAGCCGAACCGGCGAACCAGCCGGCCGAAGTGCGTGTCGACGGTGATCCCCGGGATGTCGAAGGCGTTGCCGAGCACCACGTTCGCCGTTTTGCGACCGGTGCCGGGGAGTTTGACCAGCTCTTCCAGCTTGTTCGGCACCTCCCCGTCGTACTCGTCGGTGAGGACCTGGCCGAGCTTCATCAGGCTGTTCGTCTTGGCGCGGAAGAAGCCGGTCGGTTTGAGGATGACCTCCATCTCCTCGCGGTCGGCGGCCGCATACGCCGCGGCGTCCGGGTACTTCGCGAAGAGGCGCGGAGTGACGCTGTTCACCATCTTGTCCGTGGTCTGGGCCGACAGGATGGTGGCCACGAGCAACTCGAGCGGGCTGCTGAAGTCGAGCTCGCAGTGCGCGTCGGGATAGGTCTCGGTCAGCTCACGATCGATCCGCCGGGCGCGCCGGACCAGCTGGGTATGCGTCTCCTCCCCCCACTTCCTGGCAGGCGGCTTTTTGGCTGGTGCGGCCGCCTTCTTGGCCGGTGCAGCCGCTTTTTTGCTGGTCGGGGCGCGTTTTGCGGCGGTTTTCCGGGCCGGAGCGGGCGCGCCGATCGAGGCGTCGACGGTCTTCGCGGGGGATGCTGGAGACGGTCCGGAGCCGGACGCCGCGACACGCTGGTTGGGCATGCAGGCAAGCCTACGTGGCGGTACCGACAGGCAAGGGGCTACGGTTTTCAGGCACCCGGGTGCCAGCGCGATAGGTTTTGCCGGGCAAGGTGAGGTCCCACCGAACGATCGGTGGACCGTGTACGACAGGTCGAGGAGGCCGTTTCGTGGACGCAGCAGTGCTCCGGCAAGCGCCGTTGTTCAGTGCCCTGGACGACGAGGCGGCGGACGCGCTAGCCGCCGCCATGAGCGAGAGCCGCCTTCGCCGCGGCCAGGTCCTGTTCCACGAGGGCGACTCCGGTGACCGCCTCTTCGTGGTCATCGAGGGCAAGGTCAAACTCGGCCGTACGTCGGCGGACGGCCGCGAGAACCTGATCGCCGTACTCGGCCCAGGTCAGATGTTCGGCG
Encoded here:
- the nth gene encoding endonuclease III, whose product is MVRRARRIDRELTETYPDAHCELDFSSPLELLVATILSAQTTDKMVNSVTPRLFAKYPDAAAYAAADREEMEVILKPTGFFRAKTNSLMKLGQVLTDEYDGEVPNKLEELVKLPGTGRKTANVVLGNAFDIPGITVDTHFGRLVRRFGWTEETDPVKVEHLIGDLFPKKDWTMLSHRLIFHGRRRCHAKKPACGACPIAHWCPSYGEGPTDPEAAAKLVKA